A single window of Pirellulales bacterium DNA harbors:
- the rplT gene encoding 50S ribosomal protein L20, whose protein sequence is MRTVKGSARRKAKRRLFKKVKGFVGGRRKLLRTAKETLLRAGVFARRDRRLRKREFRSLWIIRINAACRERGLRYSEFINGLNLAKIELDRRTLAEMAIADPAGFDAIVARVKDVLATAA, encoded by the coding sequence ATGCGTACAGTCAAAGGTTCGGCTCGCCGCAAGGCGAAGCGCCGTCTGTTCAAGAAGGTCAAAGGGTTCGTCGGCGGTCGTCGCAAGCTGTTGCGCACCGCGAAAGAAACCCTGCTCCGCGCCGGCGTGTTCGCGCGGCGCGATCGCCGGTTGCGCAAGCGCGAGTTCCGCAGCCTGTGGATCATTCGCATCAACGCCGCCTGCCGCGAGCGTGGTTTGCGCTACAGCGAATTTATCAACGGGCTCAACCTCGCCAAGATCGAACTCGATCGCCGCACATTGGCTGAAATGGCGATCGCCGATCCGGCCGGATTCGATGCGATCGTCGCGCGAGTCAAGGACGTGCTCGCCACCGCCGCATAA
- the pheS gene encoding phenylalanine--tRNA ligase subunit alpha produces MSLANLLSELDQLLADAQARFSAAGGANEVEAARVEFLGAKSGRLKAAQKLLGAVPPPEKPAAGKRFNEVKQALEAVFSSAKETLDSSADGAAQGPAFDITVPDARARLGRLHPLTQTIGDMKEIMGRLGFSVADGPEVEDEWHNFEALNIPGDHPARDPLENFYLSAARTATGSPLLLRSQTSTVQIRVMEQTRPPVRIVSMGRVYRPDTADATHYPMFHQIEGLLIDRHVTMADLKSVLRLFAMSYFGGDDVHIRFRPSFFPFTEPSVEVDMSWNDAWIEMGGAGMVDPAVLSAVGYDPDQFTGFAFGLGVERVCARRHNVADIREFYKNDVRFLRQF; encoded by the coding sequence ATGTCGTTGGCCAATTTATTAAGCGAGCTAGACCAGTTGCTCGCCGACGCGCAGGCGCGGTTCTCCGCTGCCGGCGGCGCCAACGAGGTGGAAGCCGCCCGCGTCGAATTCCTTGGCGCCAAAAGCGGCCGCCTGAAGGCCGCCCAAAAGTTGCTCGGCGCCGTGCCGCCCCCCGAAAAGCCGGCCGCTGGCAAACGCTTCAACGAAGTAAAGCAAGCGCTCGAAGCGGTCTTCTCCTCAGCCAAGGAAACCCTCGATTCTTCCGCCGACGGCGCAGCGCAGGGGCCCGCCTTCGACATCACCGTCCCTGACGCGCGCGCGCGGCTCGGCCGTCTGCATCCGCTCACGCAAACCATTGGCGACATGAAGGAGATCATGGGCCGGCTCGGCTTCTCGGTCGCCGATGGGCCAGAGGTTGAAGACGAGTGGCATAACTTCGAGGCGTTAAACATCCCCGGCGATCACCCCGCCCGCGATCCGCTCGAAAACTTCTATCTCTCCGCCGCTCGCACCGCCACCGGCAGCCCACTGCTGTTGCGCAGTCAAACCAGCACCGTGCAGATCCGCGTGATGGAGCAAACGCGGCCGCCGGTGCGCATTGTTTCGATGGGTCGTGTCTATCGGCCCGACACGGCCGACGCCACGCACTACCCCATGTTCCATCAGATCGAGGGGCTGTTGATCGATCGCCATGTCACCATGGCCGATCTCAAGAGCGTGCTGCGCTTGTTCGCCATGAGTTACTTTGGCGGCGACGATGTCCACATTCGCTTTCGACCGTCGTTCTTTCCGTTCACCGAGCCCAGCGTCGAAGTCGACATGAGCTGGAACGACGCCTGGATCGAGATGGGGGGCGCCGGCATGGTCGATCCCGCGGTGCTGTCCGCGGTCGGCTACGATCCCGACCAGTTCACCGGTTTCGCCTTTGGGCTAGGCGTCGAACGCGTCTGCGCCCGCCGCCACAACGTGGCCGACATCCGCGAGTTCTACAAGAACGACGTCCGCTTCCTCCGACAGTTTTGA